In Allomuricauda ruestringensis DSM 13258, the following proteins share a genomic window:
- a CDS encoding sodium:solute symporter — translation MALLDWIILGSTLLFIVAYGVWKTRGNNNVDDYVRGGDNVKWWTIGLSVMATQASAITFLSTPGQAFHDGMGFVQFYFGLPLAMIVICLVFIPIYKKLKVFTAYEMLEGRFDLKTRTLTALLFLVQRGLAAGITIFAPSIILSAVLGWDLRTLNVIIGILVIIYTVSGGTKAVSMTQKQQMFIIMLGMFFAFFFIMGALPTDISFGKALKIAGANNKLEILDFSFDTNNRYTFWSGITGGFFLALAYFGTDQSQVQRYLSGKSVRESQFALIFNGIFKIPMQFFILLVGTMVFVFYQYNSSPLNFNPAATEAVMQSEYANDYQSLSKDHEELEKEKRMAQHSFSAALELKEYNAIEQAKQDIIKINERENANRETAKDLISKADGTVETNDKDYVFIHFILNNLPMGLIGLLLAVILSAAMSSTASELNALGTITALDLYKRNVKKEHTQEHYLKATKAFTLLWGIIAIIIANVANLFDNLIQLVNIIGSIFYGNVLGIFLLAFFFKFVKGNAVFVAAIVTQIIVIVGYNLDWMSYLWLNAFGCVLVIVLATITQMFDNFLGNSSAVEE, via the coding sequence ATGGCATTACTCGACTGGATTATTCTTGGTAGCACCCTACTCTTCATCGTGGCATACGGTGTTTGGAAAACGCGTGGCAACAATAATGTGGACGATTATGTCCGTGGTGGTGACAATGTAAAATGGTGGACCATTGGGTTGTCCGTAATGGCCACCCAAGCGAGTGCCATAACATTTTTATCTACTCCAGGGCAAGCCTTCCACGACGGCATGGGCTTTGTTCAATTCTATTTTGGACTGCCCTTGGCCATGATCGTCATTTGTTTGGTTTTTATTCCCATCTACAAAAAACTAAAGGTTTTTACCGCTTATGAAATGCTCGAAGGGCGTTTTGATCTTAAAACAAGAACCCTTACTGCTCTCTTGTTCTTGGTACAACGTGGGTTGGCCGCAGGGATTACCATATTTGCCCCTTCCATAATCCTTTCCGCCGTATTGGGATGGGATTTAAGGACATTGAATGTAATCATCGGAATTCTTGTGATTATTTACACCGTGTCGGGAGGTACCAAAGCGGTCAGTATGACCCAGAAGCAGCAGATGTTCATTATTATGTTGGGGATGTTTTTTGCTTTCTTCTTTATAATGGGGGCGCTCCCTACGGATATATCTTTCGGTAAGGCTTTAAAAATAGCTGGGGCGAACAATAAACTCGAAATTTTGGACTTTTCTTTTGATACCAATAACCGATATACGTTTTGGAGCGGTATCACGGGAGGTTTCTTTTTGGCCTTGGCCTATTTTGGCACTGATCAAAGTCAAGTGCAGCGTTATTTATCGGGCAAATCTGTTCGTGAAAGTCAGTTTGCATTGATTTTTAACGGGATTTTTAAAATACCGATGCAGTTCTTTATCCTATTGGTGGGTACCATGGTATTTGTATTTTATCAATACAACTCATCTCCCTTAAACTTTAATCCTGCAGCTACCGAAGCTGTAATGCAATCGGAATATGCCAACGATTATCAATCGCTTTCAAAGGACCATGAGGAACTGGAAAAGGAAAAACGAATGGCGCAACATTCCTTTTCCGCAGCGCTTGAACTTAAAGAATACAATGCCATTGAGCAGGCGAAACAGGATATTATAAAAATCAATGAGCGGGAAAATGCAAACAGGGAAACTGCCAAAGATTTAATTTCCAAAGCAGATGGCACTGTGGAAACCAACGACAAGGATTATGTGTTTATCCATTTTATCCTAAACAATTTGCCCATGGGGCTGATCGGTCTCCTTTTGGCCGTAATTCTCTCCGCGGCTATGTCTTCCACCGCTTCTGAATTAAATGCACTTGGTACAATTACCGCTTTGGATTTATACAAAAGAAATGTAAAAAAAGAACATACCCAAGAACACTATTTAAAAGCGACCAAGGCCTTTACCCTACTTTGGGGAATCATTGCAATAATAATAGCCAATGTGGCCAATCTTTTTGATAATTTGATTCAATTGGTCAATATTATTGGTTCTATTTTCTACGGAAATGTGCTAGGCATATTTCTACTGGCGTTCTTCTTTAAATTCGTAAAAGGAAATGCCGTTTTTGTGGCAGCAATTGTAACCCAGATTATTGTGATTGTAGGTTACAACTTAGACTGGATGTCCTACTTATGGTTGAATGCCTTTGGATGTGTTTTGGTAATTGTACTGGCCACTATTACTCAGATGTTCGATAACTTTTTAGGAAACTCCTCTGCTGTCGAGGAATAA
- a CDS encoding PIG-L family deacetylase: MKHFWVFLSLTILLFTNSFAQKPDKLTSAELFHEIQKLNFLGTALYVAAHPDDENTSLISYLDNHEKARTVYLSMTRGDGGQNLIGSELVELLGVLRTQELLAARHIDGGEQRFTRAIDFGFSKHPKETLKIWDKDKVLADVVWAIRNIQPDVIINRFDHRTPGSTHGHHTSSAVLSMEAFELANNPNVYPEQLEWTTPWQPRRIFYNTSWWQYGSQEAFEKVDKSNMVKLDVGTYYPELGLSNNEIAAMARSQHLCQGFGRLTDRGADNEYIELLKGDMPKNHDVFEGINTTWSRVKGGEAVGEILYKIEENFDFQNPSKHIPELVKAYQLLQKVEDEHWKTLKSEELKNIIQAAAGLYLEASSASSSATPGSKVTINIESINRSSPSITLKKIEIVGANAHLTPNKILGNNQKESFEISFAVPENTSYTSPYWLNEPGTLGIYTVNDQSLIGKPETPSAFKAVFTLVIDGVDIPFEKSVVHRYSRPDRGELYEPFAILPEVTSKIDEKVLIFASADTKEVQVKVRAGKNGVSGTVALNHPSGWVVSPKSIPFSIAQKGEEISVIFNVTPPNTESEGKIEPKIKMGNKVYDKELVEIDYDHIPKQSVLLPSEAKVVRMDIKKSGEHIAYIMGAGDMVPENLEQIGYQVHIVDPNDIQNGDLDKYDAVVVGIRAYNVVEALKFKQSVLFDYVKNGGTMIVQYNTAGRWASQFENIAPYDVTLSRDRVTDENAEVKILVPNHSLLNFPNAITKKDFDGWVQERGLYFPSEWSSEFTPILSMKDEGETEKQGSLIVAPYGEGHYIYTGLSFFRELPVGVSGAYKLFANMLSVGKDEVKRDSNVKG; the protein is encoded by the coding sequence ATGAAGCATTTTTGGGTATTCCTCTCCCTTACCATATTACTTTTCACTAATTCTTTTGCCCAAAAACCAGATAAACTTACTTCGGCAGAGCTATTCCACGAAATACAAAAATTGAATTTTTTAGGTACGGCCCTTTACGTAGCGGCCCACCCCGATGATGAAAATACAAGTCTGATTTCCTATCTTGACAACCACGAAAAGGCGAGAACGGTCTATTTGTCGATGACAAGGGGCGACGGTGGACAAAACCTGATCGGTTCTGAACTAGTCGAGCTTTTGGGAGTATTGCGTACACAAGAACTTTTAGCTGCAAGACATATAGATGGCGGTGAACAACGCTTTACGCGAGCCATTGACTTTGGATTTTCCAAACACCCTAAGGAGACCTTGAAAATTTGGGACAAGGACAAAGTATTGGCCGATGTGGTCTGGGCCATTAGAAATATACAGCCCGATGTAATCATTAATAGATTTGACCATAGAACACCTGGCTCCACACACGGTCACCATACGTCTTCCGCTGTTTTGAGCATGGAAGCTTTTGAACTGGCCAACAATCCCAATGTTTATCCGGAGCAACTGGAATGGACAACACCTTGGCAACCCAGACGAATTTTCTACAATACTTCTTGGTGGCAATATGGAAGTCAAGAAGCGTTTGAAAAGGTAGACAAGTCCAATATGGTAAAGTTGGATGTGGGTACGTATTATCCAGAATTAGGTCTTTCCAACAACGAAATTGCCGCTATGGCACGTAGCCAACACTTGTGCCAAGGATTTGGCAGGTTGACGGACAGAGGCGCTGACAACGAGTATATTGAACTGCTCAAAGGCGATATGCCCAAAAACCATGATGTGTTTGAAGGCATCAACACCACTTGGTCGCGTGTAAAAGGAGGCGAAGCGGTTGGAGAAATCTTATATAAGATTGAGGAGAACTTCGATTTCCAGAACCCATCAAAACATATTCCCGAGCTTGTAAAAGCTTATCAGCTATTACAAAAAGTCGAAGATGAGCATTGGAAAACCCTTAAGTCTGAAGAATTAAAAAATATCATCCAAGCCGCTGCAGGATTGTATTTGGAAGCGAGTTCTGCAAGTTCCTCTGCTACGCCTGGCAGTAAGGTAACCATCAATATAGAAAGCATAAACAGATCTTCTCCAAGCATCACTTTAAAAAAAATTGAGATTGTTGGAGCCAATGCCCATCTAACCCCGAACAAAATTTTGGGAAACAACCAAAAAGAGAGTTTTGAAATAAGCTTTGCCGTTCCTGAAAACACTTCCTACACCAGCCCATATTGGCTAAACGAACCTGGAACTTTGGGAATTTATACCGTGAACGACCAAAGTTTGATAGGTAAACCTGAAACTCCAAGTGCCTTTAAGGCAGTTTTTACTTTGGTTATTGATGGAGTGGATATTCCGTTTGAAAAATCCGTGGTACACCGCTATTCCAGACCCGACAGAGGGGAGTTGTACGAACCCTTTGCCATTTTGCCCGAAGTCACGTCCAAAATTGATGAAAAGGTGCTCATTTTTGCCAGTGCAGATACCAAAGAGGTGCAGGTAAAAGTAAGAGCAGGTAAAAATGGGGTGTCCGGAACTGTTGCATTGAACCATCCATCAGGTTGGGTGGTTTCCCCTAAAAGTATTCCTTTTTCCATTGCACAAAAAGGCGAGGAAATTTCGGTAATATTCAATGTTACTCCTCCCAATACAGAAAGCGAAGGAAAAATTGAGCCAAAAATCAAAATGGGCAACAAAGTTTACGACAAGGAACTTGTAGAAATAGATTACGACCATATTCCAAAGCAATCCGTATTACTTCCTTCGGAAGCCAAAGTGGTTCGCATGGATATTAAAAAGTCTGGGGAGCATATCGCTTACATTATGGGTGCTGGAGATATGGTGCCCGAAAATTTAGAGCAAATCGGTTACCAAGTCCATATTGTTGACCCCAATGATATTCAAAATGGGGATTTGGATAAATATGATGCTGTGGTCGTGGGCATTAGAGCCTACAATGTGGTGGAGGCCCTAAAGTTTAAGCAATCCGTGCTGTTCGATTATGTGAAAAATGGCGGCACCATGATTGTACAGTACAATACGGCTGGAAGATGGGCAAGTCAATTTGAAAACATTGCCCCATACGATGTGACGCTTTCCAGAGATAGGGTTACGGACGAAAATGCAGAGGTAAAAATATTGGTCCCCAACCATTCTTTACTGAATTTCCCGAATGCCATCACAAAAAAAGATTTTGATGGGTGGGTACAAGAACGTGGATTGTATTTTCCAAGTGAATGGAGTTCTGAGTTTACGCCGATTCTCTCTATGAAAGATGAGGGTGAAACCGAAAAACAAGGAAGCCTTATTGTAGCACCTTATGGAGAAGGTCACTATATTTACACAGGTTTAAGCTTTTTCAGGGAATTACCTGTTGGGGTTTCGGGTGCATATAAACTCTTTGCGAATATGCTTTCCGTAGGAAAAGATGAAGTAAAAAGAGACAGTAATGTCAAAGGATAA
- a CDS encoding Maf family nucleotide pyrophosphatase, protein MTKNPLKEKLRGKKIILASGSPRRKMFLEELGLDFEVRPKSVKEIYPEELQGQEISEYLAQLKATPFKEELEPNQIVITSDTVVWHNKTSLAKAANKTEAFEMLRTLSGDWHEVITSVCFTTKGFQKTVSGITKVKLKDFSDDEINYYIETCQPFDKAGAYGIQEWIGMIGIAEIQGSYTNVVGLPTDLVYQTLMDMVS, encoded by the coding sequence ATGACTAAAAATCCACTCAAAGAAAAGCTCAGGGGCAAAAAAATTATATTAGCTTCTGGTTCGCCAAGACGCAAAATGTTTTTGGAAGAATTGGGGCTGGATTTTGAGGTTCGACCAAAATCGGTGAAAGAAATCTACCCAGAAGAGCTGCAAGGGCAAGAAATATCCGAATATTTAGCACAACTCAAGGCCACTCCCTTCAAAGAAGAATTAGAACCCAACCAAATAGTGATCACTTCGGATACGGTGGTTTGGCACAACAAAACTTCCTTGGCCAAAGCTGCCAATAAAACAGAGGCTTTTGAAATGCTTCGTACCCTCTCAGGGGATTGGCACGAGGTTATAACTTCGGTCTGTTTTACCACGAAAGGTTTTCAAAAAACGGTCAGCGGCATTACCAAAGTGAAACTAAAAGATTTCTCTGATGATGAAATCAACTACTATATTGAAACCTGCCAGCCTTTTGATAAAGCAGGAGCTTACGGCATTCAGGAATGGATCGGTATGATCGGTATCGCCGAAATTCAAGGTTCTTATACCAATGTGGTGGGACTTCCTACCGATTTGGTCTACCAAACCCTAATGGATATGGTTTCTTGA
- a CDS encoding KdsC family phosphatase, which yields MKKNYKELLSNITTFVFDVDGVFTDGTVMITADGELLRKMSVKDGYALKTAIKKGYNVCIITGGTNQGVKERLKGLGVTDFYMGAHHKEEPLEEYLDIYGIDPQSVVYMGDDLPDIPPMKMVALATSPQNAVPEVKAISDYVSHKNGGEGCVRDIIEQVLKVRGDWNDNFSAKND from the coding sequence ATGAAGAAGAATTATAAAGAGCTTTTGAGCAACATTACCACCTTTGTTTTTGATGTTGATGGTGTTTTTACCGATGGAACTGTTATGATTACCGCCGATGGGGAATTGCTCCGAAAAATGAGCGTAAAAGATGGATACGCCCTTAAAACTGCCATTAAAAAAGGATACAATGTCTGTATTATTACAGGCGGCACAAACCAAGGCGTAAAAGAGCGCTTAAAAGGACTCGGGGTAACCGATTTTTATATGGGCGCACACCACAAGGAAGAACCTTTGGAGGAATACTTGGACATTTACGGTATAGACCCACAATCCGTGGTTTATATGGGTGACGATCTACCCGATATCCCCCCAATGAAAATGGTAGCATTGGCCACTTCCCCACAAAACGCAGTGCCTGAGGTAAAAGCTATTTCCGATTATGTTTCCCATAAAAACGGTGGTGAAGGCTGTGTTCGTGATATTATTGAGCAAGTTTTAAAGGTTCGTGGAGACTGGAACGATAATTTTAGCGCCAAGAATGACTAA
- a CDS encoding Rossmann-like and DUF2520 domain-containing protein — MLKIVILGTGNLAKHLYTAFTNADDVDLVQIVGRNQKELQQFSEHSTISNSFDCIVDADIYLIAVKDDAITEVSQHLLKKKGIVAHTSGAIGLKAIQTQNKGVFYPLQTFTKGKTVDFGSIPVCIEAEEKESLETLHKLADSISENVHHIDSEQRKKLHLAGVFVNNFTNYLYSVGEEFCLEEGLSFDLLKPLIMETADKIQAMSPKEAQTGPARRNDTKSMESHLELLSKKEHIALYKLLSQAIKQAHEEEL; from the coding sequence ATGCTCAAGATTGTAATTCTGGGGACTGGAAACCTCGCCAAACACTTGTACACTGCTTTTACAAACGCTGATGATGTTGATTTGGTCCAAATTGTGGGCAGAAATCAGAAAGAATTACAGCAATTTTCCGAGCATTCCACTATTTCCAATTCTTTTGATTGCATAGTTGATGCCGATATTTATTTGATTGCGGTAAAAGATGATGCCATTACCGAAGTGTCTCAACATTTATTAAAGAAAAAGGGAATCGTAGCCCATACCTCGGGCGCTATAGGTTTGAAGGCGATTCAGACCCAGAACAAAGGGGTTTTTTATCCATTGCAGACCTTTACCAAAGGTAAAACGGTGGATTTTGGTTCTATTCCTGTCTGCATTGAAGCAGAAGAAAAGGAATCACTAGAAACCTTGCATAAGTTGGCGGATTCCATTTCTGAAAACGTACACCATATTGACTCGGAACAGCGAAAAAAATTGCATCTTGCAGGCGTTTTTGTGAACAACTTTACTAATTACCTGTACAGTGTTGGCGAAGAATTTTGTTTGGAAGAAGGGCTATCTTTTGATTTGTTGAAACCATTGATCATGGAAACGGCCGATAAAATCCAAGCCATGTCGCCAAAAGAAGCACAAACAGGTCCAGCTCGCAGAAATGACACCAAAAGTATGGAAAGTCATCTGGAACTTTTAAGCAAAAAAGAACACATTGCACTCTATAAATTATTGAGCCAAGCCATAAAACAAGCGCATGAAGAAGAATTATAA
- the ccsA gene encoding cytochrome c biogenesis protein translates to MIDILKKTLFSTRLMAVLFLVFAAAMAMGTFVESWYSTETARIYIYNATWFEAIMVFFVINFFGNIYRYRLLQWKKWPVLTLHLSWILIIVGAFVTRYISYEGMMPIREGASEKVFYSDKTYLTAFVDGDINGETKRRVLEDDILVTPEGKRSSLPWKSDFNGQPFSISYVDFIKGAERGLIPDENGKEYLQIVEAGNGQRHEHYLENGKIASVHNILFALNNETDGAINIFYDEENGFRIKSPFEGNFMRMADQFQGEVVSDSVQPLQLRSLYTMGGMQFVVPEPLVKGRYGIVKVPDEEITKVTQDALIVAISANGERKEVKLLGSKGTSNFSDKIHVGGLDFSLSYGSKVYELPFSIELNDFIAEKYPGTEAGYASFMSKVTVHDERSFDYDIYMNHVLDHQGYRFFQSSFDPDERGTVLSVNHDRWGTWITYIGYFLLYIGLMGIMFFGKTRFRDLQEMLEKIKDKKAALTTIALFFAFVSANAQEAHDEHSLVPTKAQIDSVIQATTVATEHAEKFGALIIQDEGGRMKPINTFASELLRKLSGDDEYKDLSANQVFLSMMLNPGVWYTADIIALGKKENDSIRKVIGVPEGTEFVKATDFFDSKGTYKLRPYLEKATSTNNPSNFEKDFKKVGERLSLLDIALSGQIVKIFPLLNDENNKWISAVEYRSGQYQVQDSLYANFIKNAMPYYLNSLQKSIATGDYSQPDRLLEAFQQNQKNHGEEILPSENKIKTEIIYNKLDLFNRLYKYYALVGVLLFFVLIAKIFKERKILDAFAYLLKGTIIIFFIWHTIGLVLRWYISGHAPWSDAYESILYVAWATMGIGLALGRKSELTIAASAFVTSMLLWIAHQSWVDPAIANLQPVLDSYWLMIHVAVIVGSYGPLTVGMILGVVALLLMVLTTKKNKKRMDLNIKELTVINELALTAGLVMLTIGNFLGGQWANESWGRYWGWDPKETWALISIMVYAFVLHMRLVPGLRGKWVFNFASIVAFASIMMTYFGVNFYLAGLHSYASGDQVITPSFVWYTVLGVFVLGGISFWRYKVHYAKK, encoded by the coding sequence ATGATCGATATTCTTAAGAAAACTTTATTCTCCACAAGACTTATGGCTGTTCTTTTTTTGGTTTTTGCTGCGGCAATGGCTATGGGAACCTTTGTGGAAAGCTGGTATAGCACCGAAACAGCAAGGATTTACATTTACAATGCGACTTGGTTCGAGGCCATTATGGTCTTTTTTGTCATCAATTTCTTTGGGAATATTTACCGATACCGTTTGTTGCAATGGAAAAAGTGGCCCGTGCTTACCCTTCATTTATCGTGGATCTTGATCATTGTTGGGGCGTTTGTTACGCGTTATATCAGTTATGAGGGAATGATGCCGATTCGCGAAGGTGCATCGGAGAAGGTATTTTATTCGGATAAAACCTATTTGACCGCTTTTGTGGATGGTGACATCAACGGGGAAACCAAGCGAAGGGTCTTAGAGGACGATATTTTGGTGACCCCCGAAGGAAAACGCTCCAGTCTGCCCTGGAAATCCGATTTCAACGGACAACCTTTCTCCATAAGTTATGTGGATTTCATCAAAGGTGCAGAAAGAGGGTTGATTCCCGATGAAAACGGAAAGGAATATTTGCAAATCGTGGAAGCAGGTAATGGTCAGCGTCATGAACACTATCTGGAGAATGGTAAAATTGCCAGCGTCCATAATATACTATTTGCCCTGAACAATGAAACCGACGGGGCCATCAACATTTTTTATGATGAAGAGAATGGCTTCCGCATCAAATCTCCTTTCGAGGGGAATTTTATGCGAATGGCGGACCAGTTCCAAGGCGAAGTGGTCAGCGATAGCGTTCAACCCCTGCAGTTACGTTCGCTATACACTATGGGCGGTATGCAGTTTGTGGTGCCCGAACCTTTGGTAAAAGGAAGGTACGGTATTGTTAAAGTGCCAGATGAAGAAATCACCAAGGTTACGCAAGATGCTCTGATAGTTGCTATCTCCGCCAATGGTGAGCGCAAGGAAGTCAAATTGTTGGGAAGTAAGGGAACGTCAAATTTCTCTGATAAGATCCATGTAGGAGGATTGGATTTTTCATTGAGCTACGGCTCCAAAGTCTATGAACTTCCCTTTTCTATCGAATTGAATGACTTTATAGCGGAGAAGTATCCCGGTACGGAAGCTGGTTACGCCTCATTCATGAGTAAAGTCACGGTACACGATGAGCGCTCTTTTGATTATGATATTTATATGAATCATGTGCTGGACCATCAAGGATACCGGTTTTTTCAGTCCAGTTTTGACCCGGATGAACGTGGAACGGTACTTTCCGTAAACCACGATAGGTGGGGCACATGGATTACGTATATAGGTTATTTTCTGCTGTATATTGGTTTGATGGGCATTATGTTCTTTGGAAAAACACGTTTTAGAGACTTACAGGAAATGCTCGAAAAAATCAAGGATAAGAAAGCAGCTTTGACCACTATTGCTCTTTTCTTTGCTTTTGTGTCGGCAAATGCTCAGGAAGCCCATGATGAACATTCCTTGGTGCCAACAAAAGCCCAAATTGACTCTGTAATCCAAGCAACTACGGTGGCCACAGAACATGCCGAAAAGTTTGGCGCTTTGATTATTCAGGATGAAGGAGGACGGATGAAGCCTATAAACACTTTTGCGTCCGAATTGTTAAGGAAGTTGAGCGGTGACGATGAGTACAAAGACCTATCTGCCAACCAAGTTTTTCTTTCTATGATGCTGAATCCAGGGGTTTGGTACACCGCTGACATTATTGCTTTGGGTAAAAAAGAAAACGATAGCATCCGTAAAGTAATAGGTGTGCCCGAAGGCACCGAGTTTGTAAAAGCCACCGATTTTTTTGATTCAAAAGGCACATATAAACTTAGACCTTATCTTGAAAAGGCAACTTCGACCAATAATCCATCAAACTTTGAAAAGGACTTTAAAAAAGTAGGGGAGCGGTTGAGTTTATTGGACATCGCATTGAGTGGACAAATAGTAAAGATTTTTCCCCTGCTAAACGATGAGAACAACAAGTGGATCTCTGCTGTGGAATATCGCTCTGGACAATATCAAGTGCAAGATTCGTTGTATGCGAATTTCATCAAAAATGCGATGCCGTATTATTTGAATTCCCTACAAAAATCCATTGCAACTGGTGATTATTCACAACCAGATAGGTTATTGGAAGCATTCCAGCAAAATCAAAAAAATCATGGGGAGGAGATTCTACCATCAGAAAACAAAATAAAGACGGAAATCATTTACAACAAGCTGGATCTGTTCAACCGTTTGTACAAATACTACGCCTTGGTCGGTGTGTTGTTGTTTTTTGTGTTGATTGCTAAAATTTTTAAGGAAAGAAAGATATTGGATGCCTTTGCCTATTTATTAAAAGGTACTATAATCATATTCTTTATTTGGCACACTATTGGTTTGGTGTTGCGTTGGTACATTTCTGGCCACGCCCCTTGGAGTGATGCCTATGAAAGTATTCTGTATGTAGCATGGGCAACCATGGGCATTGGTTTGGCCTTGGGCCGAAAAAGTGAACTTACCATTGCCGCAAGTGCTTTTGTAACCTCCATGCTATTATGGATAGCCCACCAGAGTTGGGTAGATCCTGCTATCGCCAACTTACAGCCTGTTTTGGACAGTTACTGGTTAATGATTCACGTTGCAGTAATCGTGGGCAGCTATGGCCCTTTAACGGTCGGGATGATTTTAGGTGTAGTAGCATTGCTGCTCATGGTTCTCACTACCAAAAAGAACAAAAAGCGAATGGACCTCAATATAAAAGAGCTTACGGTTATCAATGAACTGGCGCTTACCGCTGGTTTGGTCATGTTGACCATAGGTAACTTTTTAGGCGGGCAATGGGCCAACGAGAGTTGGGGGCGTTATTGGGGATGGGATCCCAAAGAGACTTGGGCACTGATTTCGATTATGGTATATGCTTTTGTGCTTCACATGCGGTTGGTTCCCGGGCTAAGAGGAAAGTGGGTTTTCAATTTTGCAAGTATTGTCGCCTTTGCCAGTATTATGATGACCTATTTTGGGGTAAACTTTTATTTGGCTGGCTTGCACAGTTATGCGAGTGGGGACCAAGTAATAACCCCAAGCTTTGTGTGGTACACCGTACTTGGGGTCTTTGTTCTTGGAGGCATAAGCTTTTGGAGATACAAAGTGCATTACGCCAAAAAATAG
- a CDS encoding M14 family metallopeptidase produces the protein MRIKSLIAIGILFSMVLTSSCKKNPETAETEKKSGYQGQGKSPVVPTVDRPIQKQWRGVWAFNDSTTFFSNRFEGARLNGVAYDGDDHYTIWVTAENTPINVSPWYAFQVWSEEPRDITVQLNYQDSRSRYYPKISSDGRNFKPLDSTNFKAINPGEGDFGIKAAPESAELTINVTKNPTWITAQELYTSSVVQEWVDSLSQKPFIENYPIGLSKEKRTMHLMEINENKEAKKGLMIISRQHPPEVTGFLAMKSFIETISGDSELAKTFRQEHTVFAVPLMNPDGADNGHWRHNTGGIDLNRDWQNFNQPETRNVRDFLVEKDKTYDFVFGADFHSTWDDIYYPIDTTVTGEKGKIIFDWIENISKRLPQKQTNISASDEIDPTMVSSKYFYVHHGMPAIVFELGDNTSRPFLKEKGKVAAEEIMKLLMEE, from the coding sequence ATGCGTATTAAAAGTTTGATTGCCATTGGAATACTGTTTTCCATGGTACTTACATCATCCTGTAAAAAGAATCCTGAAACTGCTGAAACCGAAAAAAAATCAGGTTACCAAGGGCAAGGAAAAAGTCCGGTAGTACCCACGGTAGACAGGCCTATTCAAAAACAATGGCGAGGGGTTTGGGCTTTTAATGATAGTACCACATTCTTTTCCAATAGGTTTGAAGGTGCCCGCTTAAATGGTGTGGCCTATGACGGTGATGACCATTATACCATTTGGGTTACCGCTGAAAACACACCCATTAACGTGAGTCCATGGTACGCCTTTCAAGTTTGGTCCGAAGAACCTCGTGACATTACGGTTCAGCTCAATTATCAAGATTCCAGAAGCAGGTATTACCCAAAAATCAGCTCCGATGGTAGAAATTTTAAACCATTGGACAGTACGAATTTTAAGGCGATTAATCCTGGAGAAGGTGATTTTGGAATAAAAGCTGCCCCAGAATCCGCAGAACTCACCATAAACGTTACCAAAAATCCGACGTGGATTACTGCTCAGGAACTTTATACTTCTTCAGTTGTACAAGAATGGGTAGATTCCTTGAGCCAAAAACCATTCATTGAAAATTACCCCATTGGCCTTTCCAAAGAGAAAAGGACCATGCACTTAATGGAAATCAATGAAAATAAAGAAGCTAAAAAGGGCTTGATGATCATTTCCAGACAACACCCTCCCGAAGTAACAGGATTTTTAGCGATGAAGTCCTTTATCGAGACCATTTCGGGCGATTCAGAACTGGCCAAAACGTTTAGACAAGAACATACGGTTTTTGCGGTGCCCTTAATGAATCCTGATGGAGCCGACAATGGCCATTGGAGACATAATACAGGTGGTATTGATTTGAATAGGGACTGGCAAAACTTCAACCAGCCCGAAACTAGAAACGTTCGGGATTTTCTTGTAGAGAAAGACAAAACGTACGATTTTGTTTTCGGAGCGGATTTCCACTCCACTTGGGACGACATCTACTACCCTATTGATACCACGGTAACGGGCGAAAAAGGAAAAATAATCTTTGATTGGATTGAAAACATCAGTAAAAGATTACCCCAAAAGCAAACCAACATAAGCGCTTCCGATGAAATTGACCCAACCATGGTTTCGAGCAAATACTTTTATGTGCACCACGGAATGCCTGCCATTGTATTTGAATTGGGCGACAATACTTCCAGACCTTTCCTAAAGGAAAAAGGTAAAGTAGCTGCGGAAGAAATTATGAAGCTCTTAATGGAAGAATAA